The Daucus carota subsp. sativus chromosome 7, DH1 v3.0, whole genome shotgun sequence genome window below encodes:
- the LOC108195402 gene encoding U4/U6 small nuclear ribonucleoprotein Prp31 homolog has product MEEDLDDIEALKYDDLDHVSKLQKTQRYIDIMQKVESALEKGSDVSKHGGVDDPEYKLVVDCTTLLLDIENEIIILGNFIRDKYRLKFPELESLVHDPIDYARVVKKIGNEVDLTLVDLQGLVPSAIIMVVSLTASTTSGKPLVAEDLHKTVEACDMAITLDSAKKKVLDFVQSRMAYIAPNLSAIVGSAVAAKLMAAAGGLSALTERPACNIKFLGAKRKNLAGFSTMTCQFPVGSYIEQTEIFQSTPPALRTCVSRLLASKSTLAARVDSAGGDATGGLGSALREEILKKIDKWQQPSPAKQVKPLPVPCTEPKKKRGGRRLRKMKERYAVTDMRKLANRVQFGVPEVSSLGDGLGEGYGMLGQAGSGKLRVSAGQNKLTAKIAKKIKERSFGSGATSGLTSSLAFTSVQGIELSNPEALANQLGSGTQSTYFCDTGTFSKIKRHCKPMQCNREKIYE; this is encoded by the exons ATGGAAGAAGATTTAGATGACATTGAAGCCCTTAAGTATGATGATCTGGATCATGTATCCAAGCTGCAAAAAACCCAGCGTTATATTGATATCATGCAGAAAGTTGAAAGTGCACTCGAGAAGGGATCTGACGTCTCCAAACATGGTGGTGTCGATGATCCAGAATACAAACTGGTCGTAGACTGCACCACGTTGTTGTTGGATATCGAGAATGAAATTATTATCCTTGGTAATTTTATCCGTGACAAGTATCGACTAAAATTTCCAGAGCTTGAATCACTTGTTCATGATCCAATTGATTATGCCCGTGTGGTGAAGAAAATTGGCAATGAAGTTGATCTAACACTTGTTGATCTACAAGGACTAGTGCCCTCGGCTATTATTATGGTTGTTTCACTCACGGCGTCAACCACAAGTGGCAAGCCACTTGTCGCTGAAGATCTCCACAAGACGGTTGAGGCATGTGACATGGCAATTACATTAGATTCGGCGAAGAAGAAGGTTCTTGATTTTGTACAAAGTAGAATGGCGTATATTGCTCCAAACCTCTCTGCTATAGTTGGTAGTGCTGTTGCTGCAAAATTGATGGCAGCCGCGGGTGGTTTATCAGCACTGACTGAGAGGCCAGCATGCAATATAAAGTTTCTGGGTGCCAAGAGAAAGAATTTAGCAGGATTTTCAACCATGACTTGTCAGTTTCCTGTAGGGTCGTACATTGAGCAAACAGAAATTTTCCAGAGCACTCCTCCTGCTTTAAGAACGTGTGTTTCTCGTCTGTTAGCTTCGAAATCCACACTTGCTGCACGTGTGGATTCTGCTGGAGGAGATGCAACTGGGGGACTGGGAAGTGCTTTGCGCGAGGAGATACTTAAGAAGATTGATAAGTGGCAACAACCGTCTCCCGCAAAGCAAGTGAAACCTCTTCCTGTTCCTTGTACTGAGCCGAAAAAGAAGAGAGGTGGTCGTAGATTACGGAAAATGAAAGAAAGATATGCTGTAACTGACATGCGTAAGCTAGCCAACAGGGTGCAATTTGGAGTTCCAGAAGTGAGCTCTTTGGGAGATGGTCTTGGGGAAGGATATGGAATGCTGGGCCAGGCTGGGAGTGGAAAGTTGCGTGTATCAGCAGGTCAGAACAAGCTCACTGctaaaattgcaaaaaaaattaaggagAGGAGCTTTGGTAGTGGTGCTACCTCCGGACTGACTTCAAGTCTAGCCTTTACCTCTGTTCAGGGGATTGAGCTCTCCAATCCAGAGGCACTAGCTAATCAGCTCGGCAGTGGAACACAAAGCACCTACTTCTGTGATACAGGAACTTTTTCGAAGATAAAGAGACATTGCAAGCCCATGCAGTGCAACAG ggaaaaaatatatgaatag
- the LOC108196680 gene encoding uncharacterized protein LOC108196680 — translation MQTIRQHERINLAGLKAEIVRKIGPERSKHYFKLLDRFLKLKVNKVEFNRICKGIVGRENIPLHNQFICSILENVYTAKVPPLANGVDVRKAAVVVDCKEPLGDVREQNGFHPVINQPQNPSSLSNGSILPLSPKKARTGIRERRGGDRRSALGANGKAQQPLVTQCSDFRVASENGEFITPNRTVQQHQGLKRQADKDTQLLDDHPVKLSKVSAVGTISVHSTDQTELIAKKDVTEVSARRLLNPPLGIPSSAASTGGARKLVPLASSSKILSSFDSGDLMDTVTLKEHMEQIATANGLEGVSSESAEILNNGLEAHLKGLVKSCHELVAARSGLFQSDHISQKHQVHLRTFNGYRPGYHYPTQSSSSPSEVTHEHRPRCPTSLLDFRTAMELNPQQLGEDWPLLLEKIRAHADEEEM, via the coding sequence ATGCAGACAATACGTCAGCACGAACGGATCAATCTTGCTGGACTGAAAGCAGAGATAGTAAGGAAGATCGGGCCAGAGAGGTCTAAGCATTACTTTAAGCTTTTGGATAGATTCTTGAAGTTAAAAGTGAACAAGGTTGAGTTTAATAGGATATGTAAAGGGATTGTTGGTAGGGAGAATATTCCACTGCATAATCAGTTCATTTGTTCTATTCTCGAAAATGTTTATACAGCAAAAGTACCACCTTTGGCCAATGGAGTGGATGTTCGAAAGGCTGCTGTAGTTGTTGATTGTAAAGAGCCTTTAGGTGATGTTCGTGAACAAAATGGATTTCATCCAGTTATAAATCAGCCTCAAAATCCTTCATCTTTGTCAAATGGTAGCATACTGCCATTATCACCGAAGAAGGCTAGGACAGGAATTCGAGAACGGAGAGGTGGGGATCGACGTAGTGCTCTTGGTGCTAATGGAAAGGCACAACAACCACTGGTTACCCAGTGTAGTGATTTTAGGGTTGCTTCAGAAAATGGTGAATTTATTACACCTAATAGGACAGTGCAGCAGCATCAAGGACTCAAACGTCAAGCGGACAAAGACACGCAACTTTTAGATGACCATCCAGTAAAATTGTCTAAAGTATCTGCAGTTGGTACAATTTCTGTACACAGCACGGACCAGACTGAGTTAATAGCTAAGAAAGATGTGACAGAGGTATCTGCTAGGAGATTACTTAACCCCCCGCTTGGCATTCCATCTTCTGCTGCTAGTACAGGTGGAGCCCGCAAGCTAGTGCCTTTAGCTAGCAGCAGTAAAATTCTTAGTTCATTTGACAGTGGTGATTTGATGGATACTGTTACATTAAAGGAACACATGGAGCAGATAGCTACAGCAAATGGCCTTGAAGGGGTATCAAGTGAAAGCGCTGAAATTCTGAACAATGGTTTGGAAGCTCACTTGAAGGGTTTAGTTAAGTCTTGTCATGAACTAGTGGCAGCAAGGTCAGGGCTTTTTCAATCAGACCACATTTCTCAGAAGCATCAGGTTCATTTAAGGACGTTTAATGGTTATAGACCTGGTTACCATTATCCGACACAAAGTAGCAGTAGTCCTTCAGAAGTTACGCATGAACATAGACCCCGTTGTCCAACATCTTTGCTAGATTTCAGAACTGCGATGGAGTTGAATCCACAGCAGCTTGGGGAGGACTGGCCCTTGTTGCTGGAGAAAATACGGGCACATGCAGATGAGGAAGAGATGTAA